A stretch of the uncultured Desulfobacter sp. genome encodes the following:
- a CDS encoding hotdog domain-containing protein: protein MDIITHQLIDNELCGTPVMVEGGKSRVEYATTPRMAADDSGLVHGGFIFGLADYAAMLAVNHPNVVLGVADVKFLKPVKAGESVNAQAIVTSVSGKKQMVSVEVKREDEVVFKGEFSCFVLEKHVLG from the coding sequence ATGGATATCATAACCCATCAATTAATAGACAATGAACTGTGCGGAACACCCGTTATGGTGGAAGGCGGAAAGAGCCGTGTGGAATATGCGACCACGCCCAGAATGGCGGCCGATGACTCAGGTCTGGTGCATGGCGGATTTATTTTTGGGCTTGCCGACTATGCTGCCATGCTTGCAGTCAACCACCCTAATGTTGTTCTTGGTGTGGCAGATGTTAAATTTTTAAAACCTGTCAAAGCAGGCGAGTCCGTAAATGCCCAAGCCATTGTCACATCAGTGTCCGGTAAAAAACAGATGGTCAGCGTTGAGGTTAAACGTGAAGATGAGGTGGTTTTCAAAGGGGAATTTTCCTGCTTTGTTCTGGAAAAACACGTTCTTGGATAA
- a CDS encoding DUF6506 family protein has translation MMSDVLKAAFIFVAPEADPKTHRQWVETPKVKLLAVAVENYAQAAETAKQLLAEGIGAIELCGGFGNKGTAMITEAVEGKIPVGVVRFDIHPGLGNVSGDGLFI, from the coding sequence ATGATGTCAGATGTTTTAAAAGCCGCATTTATTTTTGTGGCGCCTGAAGCAGATCCTAAAACCCACCGGCAGTGGGTTGAGACACCAAAGGTAAAATTGCTGGCAGTGGCAGTAGAAAATTATGCCCAGGCAGCAGAAACCGCAAAGCAGCTTCTGGCAGAAGGCATTGGCGCCATTGAATTATGCGGCGGCTTTGGCAACAAGGGTACGGCCATGATCACTGAGGCGGTGGAAGGAAAAATTCCCGTGGGTGTTGTCCGTTTCGACATTCACCCAGGACTTGGCAATGTTTCAGGGGATGGGCTGTTTATTTAG
- a CDS encoding lipoate--protein ligase, translating to MRYYLNTQTDPAFNLAAEEYLLKNTNEDCCMLWRNHNTIVVGRNQNTLSQINPEFVREHDINVVRRITGGGAVYHDLGNINFTFIKVGEQVKKIDFAVYTRPILEYLNQMAVPARLDGRNDLTVDGLKISGNAQHIHKNRVLHHGTLLFDVNLEMLATVLLVDPEKYRDKAVQSIRSRVTNIRKYLLDHPTVEQFMEDLGRYMQKAYHAVLTRFSDDDLKQINDLVQKRYRQWNWNFGDSPAYDFSRSTRTPGGTIDIRMTVKDGTIHRIRIFGDFFGIDPVSDMEKRLTGCRHDHQSIKKILNAVDIERYIKDVTVDQLLHCMF from the coding sequence ATGCGTTATTATTTAAATACTCAAACCGATCCCGCGTTCAATCTTGCTGCCGAAGAATATTTGTTGAAAAATACCAATGAAGACTGTTGCATGCTCTGGCGTAATCACAATACAATTGTTGTCGGCAGAAATCAGAACACCTTATCCCAGATCAATCCTGAATTTGTACGGGAACACGACATCAACGTGGTGCGGCGAATCACAGGCGGCGGGGCGGTCTACCATGATCTGGGAAATATCAACTTTACATTCATCAAGGTGGGTGAACAGGTAAAAAAAATTGATTTTGCCGTCTATACCCGACCCATCCTTGAGTATCTCAATCAAATGGCTGTGCCGGCCAGGCTTGACGGGCGCAATGACCTTACCGTGGACGGGCTTAAAATTTCCGGAAATGCCCAGCATATCCATAAAAATAGGGTCCTTCATCATGGCACCCTTCTTTTTGATGTGAACCTGGAAATGTTGGCCACCGTGCTTTTGGTGGATCCAGAGAAATACAGGGACAAGGCTGTGCAGTCCATCCGAAGCCGGGTAACCAATATCAGAAAATATCTTTTGGACCACCCAACGGTTGAACAATTTATGGAAGACCTTGGCCGGTATATGCAAAAAGCCTATCATGCGGTATTAACCCGGTTCAGTGATGATGATCTTAAGCAAATTAACGATCTTGTCCAGAAAAGATATCGGCAGTGGAACTGGAATTTTGGTGACTCCCCGGCCTATGATTTTTCCAGATCCACCCGTACCCCCGGCGGCACTATTGATATCCGGATGACAGTCAAAGACGGCACAATTCACCGCATTCGTATTTTTGGTGATTTTTTCGGCATTGATCCTGTCAGCGATATGGAAAAGCGGCTTACAGGATGCCGTCATGATCATCAGTCCATCAAAAAGATATTGAATGCTGTTGATATAGAACGCTATATTAAAGATGTGACAGTTGATCAACTGCTTCATTGCATGTTTTGA
- a CDS encoding alpha-ketoacid dehydrogenase subunit beta, producing MATKTYLEAINEALRQEMERDSNVLIFGEDVGQFGGCFGVTQGLFDRFGEDRVRDTPITESAIVGAATGAAAAGLRPVAELMFVDFIGVALDQLFNQAAKMRYMFGGKAKIPMVLRMPQGAGVGAAAQHSQSLEAWFMHVPGLKVVMPATPYDAKGLLISAIRDDNPVIFLEHKMLYGTEGEVPEEEYTIDFGKAKVVKEGEDLTIVATSQMVLTALEAAEQLAKDGINAEVVDPRTLSPLDMDTILNSVCKTHALLIAHEAVKTAGPGAEIAAQVAQEAFDQLDAPIVRVGAPFTPVPFSPPLEQAFIPGVEQIVRAAKTMRE from the coding sequence ATGGCAACCAAAACTTATTTAGAAGCCATAAATGAAGCGCTCAGACAAGAAATGGAACGGGATTCCAATGTATTGATTTTCGGTGAGGATGTCGGTCAGTTCGGCGGTTGTTTCGGTGTTACCCAAGGCCTTTTTGACCGGTTTGGTGAAGACCGGGTCAGGGATACCCCCATCACCGAGAGTGCCATTGTCGGCGCAGCCACAGGTGCCGCAGCAGCCGGCCTTCGTCCGGTTGCAGAATTGATGTTTGTGGATTTTATCGGTGTGGCCCTGGATCAGCTTTTTAATCAGGCGGCTAAAATGCGGTATATGTTCGGGGGTAAAGCCAAGATACCCATGGTACTCCGAATGCCCCAGGGTGCTGGTGTCGGTGCTGCGGCCCAGCATTCACAGTCCTTGGAAGCATGGTTCATGCATGTGCCGGGCCTGAAGGTAGTCATGCCGGCAACCCCCTATGATGCAAAAGGGCTTTTGATTTCCGCCATCAGGGATGACAATCCCGTCATATTTTTGGAACATAAAATGCTCTACGGCACCGAAGGTGAAGTCCCCGAAGAGGAATACACCATTGATTTCGGCAAAGCCAAGGTTGTGAAAGAGGGTGAAGACCTGACCATTGTAGCAACTTCTCAGATGGTTTTAACGGCACTTGAGGCGGCTGAGCAACTTGCAAAAGACGGCATCAATGCAGAAGTCGTGGATCCAAGAACCCTCTCTCCGCTGGATATGGATACCATTCTTAATTCAGTGTGCAAAACCCATGCGCTTTTAATTGCCCATGAAGCGGTTAAAACCGCAGGACCAGGGGCTGAAATTGCCGCCCAGGTTGCACAAGAAGCTTTTGATCAGCTGGATGCACCCATTGTCCGGGTTGGCGCGCCGTTTACACCGGTTCCGTTTTCTCCACCCCTGGAACAGGCTTTTATTCCAGGCGTTGAGCAGATTGTGAGAGCAGCTAAAACAATGAGGGAGTAA
- a CDS encoding carboxymuconolactone decarboxylase family protein, translating to MSNAPEKAAQAMTYLQQYVPEEYGKYLQFTGSLGKIGNLPPVTQELILVSCAVASQCDMCITLHIENAAALGAAREDILQAAMLAVAMGGSPKLMYMSYVFEALEDLFD from the coding sequence ATGAGCAATGCACCAGAAAAAGCAGCCCAGGCCATGACCTATTTACAGCAATACGTGCCGGAAGAATACGGAAAATACCTGCAATTCACAGGCTCGTTGGGTAAAATCGGAAATTTGCCTCCCGTAACCCAGGAACTGATACTTGTAAGCTGTGCGGTTGCGTCCCAATGCGATATGTGCATTACATTGCATATTGAAAATGCCGCCGCCTTAGGCGCTGCCAGAGAAGACATCCTCCAGGCTGCAATGTTGGCAGTGGCCATGGGCGGTTCCCCAAAGCTCATGTATATGTCCTATGTGTTTGAAGCACTGGAAGATTTATTTGATTAA
- a CDS encoding NAD(+)/NADH kinase, whose protein sequence is MPCVGIIANPVSGKDIRRLVAHGSVFDNQEKVRIVRRLLTGLEAAGVSRVWYMPDEYAIVPRAVQGITTALDLAEMPIMAKGNQCDSIAAGQWVGQHEVDAVIVLGGDGTCRAVAKKNNGKTPMLPISTGTNNVFSYMIEATIGGIAAGLIATEKVPISAGVYRSCQLDVLLDGALVDMALVDVAVYNDRFIASRAVWDMEKVTQLFLTRCRPDSIGLSAVGGQLADVTPQEHRGLYLQLEDSAKQKVTAAIAPGLLRNVGVNHWHFMEVDESVNVEANRCVLALDGEREVSIKPDQSAMIRLSADGPLVIDIRKTMSYAQKNQIMVTTGG, encoded by the coding sequence GTGCCTTGCGTCGGTATCATTGCAAATCCCGTTTCAGGAAAAGATATTCGTCGGCTTGTGGCCCACGGCAGCGTGTTTGATAACCAGGAAAAGGTTCGAATTGTCCGGCGGCTGCTGACAGGACTTGAAGCTGCCGGAGTCTCCCGTGTCTGGTACATGCCCGACGAATATGCCATAGTCCCAAGAGCTGTACAGGGCATAACCACTGCCCTGGATCTGGCCGAAATGCCCATCATGGCCAAAGGCAATCAATGCGACTCTATTGCTGCAGGCCAGTGGGTCGGTCAACATGAGGTGGATGCCGTTATCGTCTTGGGCGGTGACGGCACCTGCCGAGCCGTTGCAAAAAAGAATAACGGCAAAACACCCATGCTGCCCATATCCACGGGAACCAACAATGTGTTTTCATATATGATTGAGGCAACCATCGGCGGGATTGCCGCAGGGCTCATCGCCACTGAAAAGGTCCCAATATCTGCAGGGGTATACCGTTCCTGTCAACTTGATGTCTTGCTGGACGGCGCTTTGGTGGATATGGCCCTGGTAGATGTAGCCGTCTATAATGATCGGTTCATTGCATCCCGGGCGGTCTGGGATATGGAAAAAGTGACCCAGCTCTTTTTGACCCGGTGTCGGCCCGATTCCATTGGCTTGTCTGCCGTCGGTGGGCAATTGGCTGATGTCACGCCCCAGGAACACCGGGGCTTGTATCTGCAGCTTGAAGACAGTGCCAAACAAAAGGTTACTGCGGCAATTGCGCCGGGGCTTCTTCGAAATGTAGGAGTGAACCATTGGCATTTTATGGAAGTGGACGAATCGGTGAACGTGGAGGCCAACCGTTGCGTACTGGCGCTTGATGGTGAACGGGAGGTTTCCATAAAGCCTGATCAGTCTGCTATGATCCGGTTGTCAGCCGATGGACCGCTGGTGATTGATATTCGAAAAACCATGTCCTATGCGCAAAAAAATCAAATTATGGTCACCACTGGCGGGTAA